Within Oscillospiraceae bacterium, the genomic segment TGAGCGAAACACCTATATTTTTCAGCCCCGAAAGCTGGAAATCGATGAGATTGACGTGTTAGTCAATCATCAAAAGAACTGCACGATCATTCTTTCCAGTTTGCGGATCGGGGAATGCACCGAGCTGAAAGAAAGCATCAAAAAACTGCGAAACGTCTATATGGACACCGCGGGGCTCAAAGACGGCCTCTTTACGGTCGAACGGGCGATCGCGCTGGTCGGAGCCGACAAGCTGCTCTTTGCCTCCATGGCCCCGATCAACTGCGTAAACAGCACCCTGCTGTTAGTTCAAAGGGACGCGCTTGCTGAAGGCGACAAGGAGAAGATCCTCAGTAAAAATGCCCGTAAGATTTACGGATAAATATCGCAGGGCCGGAGAGAGGGTTTCCTCTCCGGCTTTTTTTATGCCTTGAAAGGCCTGTTTTTACGCCTTGAAAGGCCTGCGGAAAAGCTCTCCGTGCTGGCTGAACCAGAGATTGCCCGCCTCGTCAAAGACGGCGGAGTGCACTTCCATGCCGTGCGGGTCCTTTTCGGGGCCGAAGATGGCAACGGGCAGAAGCGCTTTCTCAAGGATCTCTCCTTTTTCAATATCGACAACGTAAAGATACCGCTGAGTAAAGACCAGCGCCTCATTCCCGCAGGGGGCATCCCCACGAGGGAGGGCAAACGTGCATTTGGTTTCGACGGGGATCCGCGCAAGCTCTTTGAAGCTGTTCTTATCGTAAATGCCGATCGCGGTGCGGAAGCCGACGATCAGCTTGTCCCCGACGACCGCCGTCGTAAACGGTTCGGGGATCAGCCCTTTTTCAAAGACCGTCTGCCGCTCGATTAGCCCGTCGGTGTTTACCGCGCAAAGCACCATCTGTTTGTCCTTCTGTTCGGGCAGACCGTTGCCGGCCGGAACCGTCGTCAGATACATCAGCCGTTCATCACAGGCCAGTCCGCCGAAGGCAAGACCCGGGATGAGGTCTTTATAGACCTTTGCCTCACAGGTCGTCGGGTCAATGCGGGTCATTCCGCCGCCGTAAAACCCATAAGGGGCCATCCATGCCGTCCAGAAGGCGCCGTCCGGTCCCTTGACGCTCTTTCCGCTGGGCCTGATAAAAATTTCGGGCCCGGCGGTGAAAACCGTCCTTGGGTTTACATTCTCGATCTGATTCCAGGGCTGAGCGGGGTCATAGACAATATGGTCCCCGCCCGAATAGGCGGCCATGAAGAGCTTGCCTTTGATGGGCACGATGCTGTAGACCTCGCCGCCGCGGTCGCAGACCATATCGGAATTCCAATCGGCACCGGTTTC encodes:
- a CDS encoding amidohydrolase family protein, whose amino-acid sequence is ERNTYIFQPRKLEIDEIDVLVNHQKNCTIILSSLRIGECTELKESIKKLRNVYMDTAGLKDGLFTVERAIALVGADKLLFASMAPINCVNSTLLLVQRDALAEGDKEKILSKNARKIYG